Proteins encoded by one window of Halichondria panicea chromosome 8, odHalPani1.1, whole genome shotgun sequence:
- the LOC135339353 gene encoding mitochondrial import inner membrane translocase subunit Tim22-like → MDSDTSTRGTAPSPPPGSNGERITLPHMIDHIRTGQLIRGPLQPYKWLEYAAKPKTEQELQIQRVMDGCTFKSIMSFVVGGALGGAFGLFMAGLDSPITHEKMTTRETLRDMGQRSRSYAKNFAIVGFMFAGSECLLETYRGKGGMSSSVMAGCATGGVLGLRAGVQAAAFGCAGFAAFSAAIDYFMRR, encoded by the exons ATGGACTCAGATACAAGTACTAGAGGAACAGCGCCTTCTCCTCCTCCAGGCAGCAATGGCGAGAGGATCACTCTGCCGCATATGATAGATCACATACGGACGGGCCAACTTATAAGAGGTCCATTGCAGCCGTACAAGTGGCTAGAGTACGCTGCCAAACCCAAGACTGAGCAGGAGCTACAGATCCAGAGAGTGATGGATGGATGCACATTCAAGTCCATCATGAGCTTTGTAGTTG GAGGTGCTCTGGGTGGGGCATTTGGTTTATTTATGGCCGGACTGGACTCTCCCATCACGCATGAGAAGATGACCACACGGGAAACACTCCGAGACATGGGCCAACGATCACGATCGTATGCCAAGAACTTTGCAATAGTCGGCTTCATGTTTGCTGGATCAGAGTGTCTCCTCGAAACA TACCGAGGTAAAGGTGGCATGTCCTCCAGTGTGATGGCCGGCTGTGCCACTGGAGGTGTGCTAGGACTCAGAG CTGGAGTTCAGGCAGCTGCATTTGGATGCGCTGGGTTTGCTGCTTTCTCTGCAGCTATAGACTATTTTATGAGAAGATAG
- the LOC135339350 gene encoding uncharacterized protein LOC135339350 has protein sequence MAEFGAPPSYDDVVPSAPEGSLKPTAPPLAHVAAAEGNQPLPSHYNETHTPTTTPAGQRRRSAPTQTEPSRREELVERYISYSIAHHLRKYIEPKSEQQDPELDVEAQFGRSAVRSAQLIIEKKRLLQCISGWLWCIGVILALVYIALPIAMITVGAVGIRNCPFRTNTIIIYLIGGGVMLAVTVILRGAPSIMTCIRNRNYFSTKETSSCGECICAIETIFYIVAVINFIVLILGTYTTFVEPKPDSCSASSSPAPNCCDSYVYVTSAIFSTFQYLLYASTGLFVCISWSCIKRMDDQMNP, from the exons ATGGCAG AGTTCGGTGCTCCCCCCTCGTATGATGATGTGGTACCTTCGGCCCCAGAGGGCTCTCTAAAGCCGACCGCCCCACCTCTAGCCCACGTTGCAGCAGCGGAGGGAAACCAACCACTACCATCACACTACAATGaaacacacacccccaccacaACCCCAGCTG GTCAGAGACGCAGATCTGCCCCCACACAAACCGAACCTTCTCGAAGAGAGGAGCTTGTTGAGCGTTACATCAGCTACAGTATAGCCCATCACCTGCGCAAGTACATTGAGCCCAAGAGTGAGCAGCAGGACCCAGAGTTAGATGTGGAGGCTCAGTTTGGTCGCAGTGCTGTGAGGTCGGCCCAGTTAATCATTGAGAAGAAGAGATTACTTCAATGCATCAGTGGATGGCTGTggt GCATTGGAGTGATACTGGCACTGGTGTACATTGCACTGCCTATAGCCATGATCACTGTGG GTGCTGTCGGTATCAGAAACTGTCCCTTTCGTACCAACACCATTATCATCTACCTGATTGGTGGTGGTGTCATGCTGGCTGTCACGGTGATATTGAGGGGAGCCCCCTCGATCATGACCTGTATCAGAAACAGGAATTACTTCTCCACGAAAGAGACGAGTTCGTGTGGCGAGTGCATATGTGCCATAGAGACTATATTCTACATTGTGGCGGTTATCAATTTCATTGTTCTCATTCTTGGAACATACACCACTTTTGTTGAGCCCAAACCTGATAGTTGCTCTGCGTCCTCGTCGCCTGCACCAAACTGTTGTGATTCGTATGTGTACGTGACTAGTGCCATCTTCAGTACTTTTCAGTATTTGCTGTATGCCTCCACTGGCCTGTTTGTATGTATTTCCTGGAGCTGTATTAAGCGTATGGACGATCAAATGAATCCCTAA
- the LOC135339354 gene encoding dCTP pyrophosphatase 1-like, with amino-acid sequence MSSEDQAAEGTSVSAEASKPFVFSSKLSLEDVRSIQAKFAAERNWEQYHTPRNLLLAMVGEVGELSELFQWRGEVGEGLPKWLDSDKEHLGQELSDVLIYLIRLAERCHIDLPSAVLKKFELNAQKYPVDKAYGRSLKYSEYRTDSKQTSKED; translated from the exons ATGTCTTCGGAAGATCAAGCAGCTGAAGGGACCTCTGTGTCTGCTGAAGCATCCAAGCCTTTTGTTTTCAGTTCCAAACTTTCACTGGAAGATGT GCGATCCATCCAAGCAAAGTTTGCTGCTGAGAGGAACTGGGAGCAATACCACACTCCGAGGAACTTGCTTCTAGCTATG GTGGGGGAAGTTGGAGAGCTCTCGGAGCTATT tCAGTGGAGAGGAGAAGTGGGAGAAGGACTACCAA AATGGCTAGATAGTGACAAGGAGCATTTGGGACAAGAGCTGAGTGATGTTCTCATCTACCTGATCAGACTGGCCGAACGTTGCCATATTGATCTACCCTCAGCTGTCTTGAAGAAATTTGAACTAAATGCACAGAAATATCCTGTTGACAAAGCATATGGAAGAAGTCTTAAGTACTCAGAATATCGAACAGACTCAAAGCAAACAAGTAAAGAAGACTGA
- the LOC135339352 gene encoding NADH-ubiquinone oxidoreductase subunit 8-like has protein sequence MALRALISASQAHHIQKALLPAVQARWAHEYKYVTNDNIDMDAKSVMDRNATTLFFTELFRGLAITLSAFFREPVTLNYPFEKGPLSPRFRGEHALRRYPNGEERCIACKLCEAVCPAQAITIEAETRADGSRRTTRYDIDMTKCIYCGFCQEACPVDAIVEGPNFEFSTETHQELLYNKEKLLDNGDKWEKELAANIQADFLYR, from the exons ATGGCCCTCAGAGCACTCATTTCAGCCTCTCAAG CCCACCATATCCAGAAGGCTCTGCTGCCTGCTGTCCAAGCAAGATGGGCCCACGAGTATA AGTATGTGACAAATGATAACATTGACATGGACGCTAAGTCAGTGATGGACAGAAATGCAACAACTCTTTTCTTTACCGAACTCTTCCGAG gtctggCCATCACACTCAGTGCATTCTTCCGTGAGCCAGTCACTCTCAACTACCCGTTTGAGAAGGGACCTCTTAGTCCTCGTTTCCGTGGTGAGCATGCCCTGAGGCGATACCCGAACGGAGAGGAGCGCTGTATTGCTTGCAAGCTGTGTGAGGCAGTGTGTCCAGCACAGGCCATCACTATTGAGGCTGAAACAAGAGCAGATGGGAGTCGGAGAACAACAAGATACGATATCGATATGACCAAGTGTATCTACTGCGGGTTTTGTCAGGAGGCGTGTCCTGTAGACGCTATTGTGGAG GGCCCCAACTTTGAGTTCTCCACTGAGACCCATCAGGAGCTGCTCTACAATAAGGAGAAGCTGTTGGACAATGGAGACAAGTGGGAGAAAGAACTAGCCGCAAACATTCAGGCAGACTTTCTGTATCGATAG
- the LOC135339347 gene encoding phagosome assembly factor 1-like, translated as MLDLEVIPERALVGDQWEFVLGMPLAQAIEILKKQCLTVKRVHLNYNNQIPLDVDIVLDLTNDGVKLIFDPKAQRLKIIEIYDVKKVKLKYCNKVFNSPQVSPTVEKIHDSFGPTLPGQVDTKEQLYLLLFRGILFAFPVWSGSELVPGLSTQSPDLSELSTQRSFILSRVCIFSGNDSKEARAPRLPLECFHGNCYCDSVALLRVGGAVTGLSLKLIADDSHHSKLGDSRPRVLERTVQFGDTPQDIASALGAPSQHFYKAEDKMRIHSPSPHKLPMASSSDYFFNYFTLGLDVLFDAVSNRAKKFVMHSNVPGHYNFNMYYRCDYVLTFPIGEDISGDSQPSQLTVTPSTKWSEVQDYLTTPTDKPVVLNRSSSTNSVNPFGSTYCYGFQNFIFEVMRNQHIPSVTVYSPPP; from the exons ATGCTGGACCTTGAGGTGATACCAGAGAGGGCCCTTGTGGGAGATCAATGGGAGTTTGTCCTAG GCATGCCACTCGCTCAGGCTATAGAGATCCTCAAGAAGCAATGTCTCACAGTCAAAAGAGTGCATCTTAATTACAACAATCAG ATTCCCCTGGACGTGGATATCGTATTGGACCTGACCAACGATGGGGTTAAACTCATATTTGACCCCAAAGCACAGAGACTAAAG ATAATTGAAATTTATGATGTGAAGAAAGTCAAGCTAAAGTACTG CAACAAAGTCTTCAACTCTCCTCAAGTGAGTCCAACGGTTGAGAAGATTCACGACTCATTTGGGCCCACCCTACCAGGAC AGGTAGACACCAAGGAGCAGCTCTATCTACTGCTGTTTCGTGGGATACTGTTTGCATTCCCAGTGTGGAGTGGCAGTGAGCTAGTACCAGGGCTGTCGACGCAGAGTCCTGATCTCTCAGAGCTGAGTACTCAAAGATCCTTCATTCTCTCACGAGTTTGCATCTTCAGTGGAAATGACTCCAAGGAAGCAAG GGCTCCTAGGCTGCCACTGGAGTGTTTCCATGGCAACTGCTACTGTGACAGTGTGGCGTTGTTGAGAGTGGGAGGAGCTGTGACTGGGCTCAGTCTCAAACTCATTGCTGATG ACTCTCATCACTCCAAGCTTGGAGATAGCAGACCCAGAGTGTTGGAGAGAACAGTTCAGTTTGGGGACACACCACAG GATATAGCGAGTGCTCTTGGTGCGCCCAGTCAGCATTTCTACAAGGCAGAAGACAAG ATGAGAATCCACTCTCCCTCTCCCCACAAGCTACCGATGGCTAGCTCTTCAGACTACTTCTTTAACTACTTCACTCTTGGACTG GATGTACTGTTTGATGCTGTCAGTAACAGAGCCAAGAAGTTTGTGATGCACTCGAATGTGCCAGGACACTATAACTTCAACAT GTACTATCGTTGCGATTATGTGCTCACGTTTCCAATTGGTGAAGACATCTCTGGAG ACTCTCAGCCCAGTCAGCTGACAGTCACACCCTCTACCAAGTGGAGTGAAGTGCAGGACTACCTCACCACTCCCACTGACAAACCGGTGGTCCTCAATAGATCCTCATCCACCAACTCTGTGAATCCCTTCGGCAGTACCTACTGCTACGGATTCCAAAACTTTATCTTTGAG GTGATGAGGAACCAACACATTCCCTCCGTCACTGTCTACAGCCCCCCAccataa